In one window of Toxotes jaculatrix isolate fToxJac2 chromosome 10, fToxJac2.pri, whole genome shotgun sequence DNA:
- the mid1ip1l gene encoding mid1-interacting protein 1-like has product MMQISSDSASNKHSLINVMHRFIAAANNMDETIMVPSLLRDMPLEEQAASEVEANNNNSEPTCPNKQRDMYEHYLLLKSIKNDMEWGLLKREMSSGASFLEMAVKQEEQQPVTGDLLPDDHSDLEHQFHYHLRGLFGVLSKLTMQADHLTNRYKREIGGGNFMR; this is encoded by the coding sequence ATGATGCAGATCAGCAGCGACTCCGCCAGCAACAAGCACTCCCTCATCAACGTCATGCACCGCTTCATTGCAGCTGCCAACAACATGGACGAGACCATCATGGTGCCCAGCCTGCTGCGAGACATGCCCCTGGAGGAGCAGGCGGCCAGCGAGGTGGAAGCCAACAATAATAACAGTGAACCAACGTGTCCTAACAAGCAGAGGGACATGTACGAGCACTACCTGCTCCTCAAGTCCATAAAGAACGACATGGAGTGGGGTCTCCTGAAGAGGGAGATGAGCAGCGGCGCCAGCTTCCTGGAGATGGCggtgaagcaggaggagcagcagccgGTCACCGGGGATCTGCTCCCAGACGACCACTCGGACCTGGAGCATCAGTTTCATTATCACCTCAGAGGACTGTTTGGAGTTCTGTCAAAGCTCACAATGCAAGCAGACCACCTCACCAACAGGTACAAGAGAGAAATCGGAGGAGGAAACTTCATGAGATAG